The Legionella sp. PATHC032 genome has a window encoding:
- the rpoD gene encoding RNA polymerase sigma factor RpoD, which translates to MTMNDQDQQSSQITKVISLGKEQGYLTYSQINDLLPNIVDTEHFDVIISMLEGMNIKVFELPPSEDELALLLNTEEVPDIEEAAMVLASVDKETGRTTDPVRMYMREMGTVELLTREGEIRIAKRIEEGIYQVLKSLAHYPETVQLVLEDYDRFLAEEIRLNEIISGFADVDEEIAPATNIGSMLDEEQQEDILLDVDEEDEDGEGGISDVDDGPNPEQAKVYFDELRETFDKAMKALKEHGRTHKKTVELLDAMSESFLKLKLTSRQVDKLTRHFRQLRNHIREFERSIMRLCIEKARIPRKLFIDTFPGQETDLNWLETIISKHAKKLDLQRIEENRDEILRLQSKLASFEIEYGLTISEIKDINRKMSIGEAKARRAKKEMVEANLRLVISIAKKYTNRGLQFLDLIQEGNIGLMKAVDKFEYRRGYKFSTYATWWIRQAITRSIADQARTIRIPVHMIETINKLNRISRQILQETGREATPEELAEKMELSEDKIRKVLKIAKEPISMETPVGDDDDSHLGDFIEDNNIESPIDMATAEGLREATLEILETLTPREAKVLRMRFGIEMNTDHTLEEVGKQFDVTRERIRQIEAKALRKLRHPSRSEKLRSFLEGDEG; encoded by the coding sequence ATGACCATGAATGACCAAGATCAGCAAAGCTCACAAATTACGAAAGTCATTAGCCTGGGTAAAGAGCAAGGTTATTTGACTTACAGTCAAATTAATGACTTATTACCTAACATTGTGGATACAGAGCATTTTGATGTAATCATTAGCATGCTGGAAGGCATGAACATCAAAGTTTTTGAGCTTCCACCCAGTGAAGATGAACTTGCGCTCTTATTAAATACTGAAGAAGTACCAGATATTGAAGAAGCAGCCATGGTCCTCGCCTCTGTGGATAAAGAAACAGGCAGAACAACTGACCCGGTTCGTATGTATATGCGCGAAATGGGCACAGTAGAACTTCTGACTCGTGAAGGTGAAATCCGTATTGCCAAACGCATTGAAGAAGGAATATACCAGGTTTTAAAATCCCTGGCGCATTATCCGGAAACCGTGCAGCTGGTTCTTGAAGACTATGATCGTTTCCTTGCTGAAGAAATTCGCCTTAATGAAATCATTAGTGGTTTTGCTGATGTTGATGAAGAAATAGCACCTGCCACCAACATTGGTTCTATGCTTGATGAAGAGCAACAGGAAGATATACTTCTTGATGTGGATGAGGAAGATGAAGACGGCGAAGGCGGCATATCTGATGTGGATGATGGCCCCAATCCTGAGCAAGCAAAAGTTTATTTTGATGAATTGCGCGAAACATTCGACAAGGCAATGAAAGCCCTCAAAGAACATGGTCGTACGCATAAAAAAACGGTCGAATTGCTTGACGCCATGTCTGAATCCTTCTTGAAACTCAAATTGACTTCCAGACAAGTGGATAAATTAACTCGTCATTTTCGCCAATTGCGTAATCATATCCGTGAATTTGAGAGAAGCATTATGCGTCTTTGTATCGAAAAAGCACGCATCCCCAGAAAATTGTTTATAGATACCTTCCCAGGACAGGAAACTGATCTGAACTGGTTAGAAACCATTATCAGTAAACATGCCAAAAAACTTGATCTTCAGCGTATAGAAGAAAATCGGGATGAAATATTACGCTTACAATCCAAGCTGGCCTCTTTTGAAATAGAATATGGATTAACCATCAGTGAAATCAAAGACATTAACCGCAAGATGTCTATAGGCGAAGCCAAAGCAAGGCGTGCTAAAAAGGAAATGGTCGAAGCCAACTTACGGCTTGTGATTTCTATCGCAAAAAAATACACCAACCGTGGCTTGCAATTTCTTGATTTGATCCAGGAAGGCAACATTGGCTTGATGAAAGCAGTCGATAAATTTGAATACCGACGTGGCTATAAGTTTTCTACCTATGCGACCTGGTGGATTAGACAAGCGATTACACGATCCATTGCCGATCAGGCACGTACTATTCGTATTCCGGTTCATATGATTGAAACCATCAATAAACTCAATCGCATTTCTCGCCAAATTTTGCAAGAAACTGGCCGGGAAGCGACTCCGGAAGAGTTGGCAGAAAAAATGGAGTTAAGTGAAGATAAAATTCGCAAGGTTCTGAAGATAGCCAAAGAACCTATTTCCATGGAAACCCCTGTCGGTGATGATGACGACTCTCATCTGGGTGATTTTATTGAAGACAACAACATTGAATCGCCCATCGACATGGCTACAGCAGAAGGTTTAAGAGAAGCCACTTTAGAAATACTGGAAACTCTAACCCCACGCGAAGCCAAGGTTCTGCGTATGCGTTTTGGTATCGAAATGAATACAGACCATACCTTGGAAGAAGTCGGTAAACAATTTGACGTAACCCGCGAACGTATTCGCCAAATCGAAGCGAAAGCACTACGCAAATTACG